In a single window of the Rhodoferax saidenbachensis genome:
- a CDS encoding AMP-dependent synthetase/ligase, which translates to MSGLWDTSSIQPRNDVVMAGETIPAIFWNAVEKRGPNIWMRQKHLGLWRSWTWNQTADAVREIAGGLMSLGFEKGETASILGNTVVEWVWADLGVLSCGGVSNGIYPTDAASQVHYLCEDSRTTILFVEDDEQLDKALEVRAQLPGLRKVVVFDMEGLRDLQDPDVISLDALRALGRAYLTQHPDAVQQRVAACQPEDLAILVYTSGTTGKPKGGMHLHQGLVYTVRGYNTLVAQDERDERMCFLPLCHIAERMGGEYFALYTGAKLNFVENPETIPENVREIAPTVFTAVPRVWEKFYSGVMISLKEAGAIQQAAYGWGIGVGTAIADKVLAGQPVNGWLKFQFQIAQWLALNNVRKLIGIHRARFLVTGAAPISPDLVKWYLALGVPMLEVWGMTETCGASTGVPANQIKPGSIGPAAAYNEMKLNPATGEILVRGKNVFAGYLNLPEKTAEAIDKDGWLHTGDVGVVDADGFYRITDRMKDIIITAGGKNITPSELENDLKFSPYITDAVVIGDKLPYLTVIIMIDQENVEKFAQDADVPFSNYASLTRSPEVQALIQAELERVNKKFARVEQIKKFFLLETQLTAEDEELTPTMKLKRKLVEKKYAPQIEAMYR; encoded by the coding sequence ATGAGTGGACTTTGGGATACCTCAAGCATTCAACCCCGCAATGACGTCGTCATGGCAGGCGAAACCATTCCTGCCATCTTCTGGAACGCGGTGGAAAAACGCGGCCCGAATATCTGGATGCGGCAGAAACACCTGGGCCTGTGGCGCAGTTGGACCTGGAACCAGACCGCAGACGCCGTGCGCGAGATTGCCGGTGGTCTGATGAGCCTGGGCTTTGAGAAAGGCGAAACCGCCTCCATCCTCGGTAACACCGTGGTCGAATGGGTCTGGGCCGATCTGGGCGTGTTGTCGTGTGGCGGTGTCTCCAACGGCATCTACCCCACCGACGCGGCCTCACAGGTCCACTACCTCTGTGAAGACTCGCGCACCACCATATTGTTTGTGGAAGACGACGAGCAGCTCGACAAGGCACTCGAAGTACGCGCCCAACTGCCAGGCCTGCGCAAGGTCGTGGTGTTTGACATGGAAGGCCTGCGCGACCTGCAGGACCCCGACGTCATCAGCCTGGACGCGCTGCGCGCCCTGGGCCGCGCCTACCTCACACAACACCCCGATGCGGTGCAACAACGCGTGGCCGCCTGCCAACCCGAAGACCTGGCCATTCTGGTCTACACCTCGGGCACCACGGGCAAGCCCAAGGGCGGCATGCACCTGCACCAGGGTCTGGTCTATACCGTGCGCGGCTACAACACACTGGTGGCGCAGGACGAGCGCGACGAGCGCATGTGTTTCCTGCCGCTGTGCCACATTGCAGAGCGCATGGGTGGCGAGTACTTTGCGCTGTACACCGGTGCCAAGCTCAACTTTGTGGAAAACCCAGAAACCATTCCCGAGAACGTGCGCGAAATCGCACCCACGGTGTTCACCGCCGTGCCCCGGGTCTGGGAGAAGTTTTACTCGGGTGTGATGATTTCGCTCAAGGAAGCCGGTGCCATCCAGCAAGCGGCCTACGGCTGGGGCATTGGTGTGGGCACGGCCATTGCCGACAAGGTACTGGCCGGTCAACCGGTCAACGGCTGGCTCAAGTTCCAGTTCCAGATCGCGCAGTGGCTGGCACTCAACAACGTGCGCAAGCTCATTGGCATTCACCGTGCGCGGTTTCTGGTGACGGGCGCTGCGCCCATCTCACCCGACCTCGTCAAGTGGTACCTGGCCTTGGGCGTGCCCATGCTGGAGGTGTGGGGCATGACGGAAACCTGCGGTGCGTCTACGGGCGTGCCTGCCAACCAGATCAAACCCGGCTCGATTGGCCCAGCGGCAGCCTACAACGAGATGAAGCTGAACCCGGCCACCGGTGAAATCCTGGTGCGCGGCAAAAACGTATTTGCAGGCTACCTGAACCTGCCCGAGAAAACCGCCGAAGCCATCGACAAGGATGGCTGGCTGCACACCGGCGACGTGGGGGTGGTGGATGCCGATGGTTTCTACCGCATCACCGACCGCATGAAGGACATCATCATCACCGCGGGCGGCAAGAACATCACGCCCAGCGAGCTGGAGAACGACCTGAAGTTTTCGCCCTACATCACCGACGCGGTGGTCATCGGCGACAAGCTGCCCTACCTCACGGTGATCATCATGATCGACCAGGAAAACGTGGAGAAGTTTGCCCAGGACGCCGATGTGCCGTTCAGCAACTACGCGTCCCTGACCCGCTCGCCCGAAGTGCAGGCCCTGATCCAGGCCGAGCTGGAGCGGGTCAACAAGAAGTTTGCGCGTGTCGAACAGATCAAGAAATTCTTCCTGCTGGAGACCCAGCTCACCGCCGAGGATGAAGAACTCACCCCCACGATGAAGCTCAAACGCAAGCTGGTGGAGAAGAAATATGCACCCCAGATTGAGGCGATGTACCGCTGA
- a CDS encoding ABC transporter substrate-binding protein, protein MKLLTAISLTTLALSATVAQAQQGVSKDEILLGSIQDLSGPIAGFGKQARLGMMLAVDEVNEQGGVNGRKLKLIVEDSAYDPKKAVLAAQKLVNQDKIFMMVGHIGTAQNMAAMPVQFEKNVINFFPITAAREMYEPFHKLKYSYAATYYDQMRNAVPKLVKEKNAKKACVMYQDDDFGLEVLKGGEDGLKSIGMEFAEKTSYKRGATDFSSQVAKMQSSGCELIVLGTIIRETIGAIGTARKLGYNPTFIGSSAAYTDLIHKLGGPAMNGLYATMTVQNPYLDEASQPIRFWAAKYKTKFNEDPTVFSVYGYSIITSFAVAANKAGKNLSTDSFIKVMDSLTIEPDFFGGAVQTFTATKRLGSDASRLSQIQDGKWKTVSDYFGSTAAAKAPAKK, encoded by the coding sequence ATGAAACTGTTAACTGCCATTTCCCTCACCACGCTGGCCCTCTCGGCCACCGTGGCCCAAGCCCAACAGGGTGTCAGCAAGGACGAGATCCTGCTCGGCTCTATCCAGGATTTGTCGGGGCCGATTGCCGGCTTCGGCAAACAGGCGCGCTTAGGGATGATGCTGGCCGTCGATGAAGTCAACGAACAAGGCGGCGTCAACGGTCGCAAGCTCAAGCTCATCGTGGAAGACTCGGCCTATGACCCCAAGAAGGCCGTGCTGGCCGCGCAGAAGCTGGTCAATCAGGACAAGATTTTCATGATGGTGGGCCACATCGGCACCGCACAGAACATGGCCGCTATGCCGGTGCAGTTTGAGAAGAACGTGATCAACTTCTTCCCGATCACCGCTGCGCGCGAAATGTACGAGCCCTTCCACAAGCTCAAATACTCCTACGCCGCCACCTACTACGACCAGATGCGCAACGCGGTGCCCAAACTGGTGAAGGAGAAGAACGCCAAGAAGGCCTGCGTGATGTACCAGGACGATGATTTCGGCCTCGAAGTGCTCAAGGGCGGTGAAGACGGCCTGAAGTCCATTGGCATGGAGTTTGCCGAGAAGACCTCGTACAAACGCGGCGCCACCGACTTCTCGTCGCAAGTGGCCAAGATGCAGTCCTCCGGTTGCGAACTGATCGTGCTGGGCACCATCATCCGCGAAACCATTGGCGCTATCGGCACCGCGCGCAAGCTGGGCTACAACCCCACCTTCATCGGCTCCAGCGCAGCCTACACCGACCTGATCCACAAACTCGGTGGCCCGGCCATGAATGGCCTGTACGCCACCATGACGGTGCAGAACCCCTACCTGGACGAAGCCTCGCAGCCGATCCGTTTCTGGGCCGCCAAGTACAAAACCAAGTTCAATGAAGATCCCACCGTCTTCTCGGTCTACGGCTACAGCATCATCACCAGCTTTGCCGTGGCCGCCAACAAGGCCGGCAAGAACCTGAGCACCGACAGTTTCATCAAGGTGATGGACAGCCTGACCATCGAACCCGACTTCTTCGGCGGCGCGGTGCAGACCTTCACCGCCACCAAACGCCTGGGCAGTGATGCCTCGCGCCTGTCGCAAATCCAGGACGGCAAGTGGAAGACCGTGTCCGACTACTTTGGCAGCACGGCAGCGGCCAAGGCGCCCGCCAAGAAGTAA
- a CDS encoding DUF4337 domain-containing protein, which translates to MDIDPLEVIEAAKPEAPTKHRWLNPAVAITVALLATFMGICKVKDDNIVQAMQQAQADKLDHWQFYQARNIREEVAKAALVQMRIQAIGASGKQLTAVTEQIKVYETLAAEQNQKKNELKAQAEQDQANYDALNFRDDQFDLSDAAIAIAISMLAVASLTGLPWLYLLALVPSGYGFLMGTAGLAGWGIHPDALIKLLS; encoded by the coding sequence GTGGACATTGACCCTCTGGAAGTGATAGAAGCCGCCAAACCGGAAGCCCCGACGAAACACCGCTGGCTCAACCCGGCCGTGGCTATCACGGTGGCGCTCCTGGCCACGTTTATGGGTATTTGCAAGGTCAAGGACGACAACATCGTGCAGGCCATGCAACAGGCCCAGGCCGACAAGCTGGACCACTGGCAGTTTTACCAGGCACGCAATATCCGCGAGGAGGTTGCCAAGGCCGCACTGGTGCAGATGCGCATTCAGGCGATTGGAGCCAGCGGCAAACAGCTCACTGCCGTGACCGAGCAGATCAAGGTGTACGAGACACTGGCAGCAGAGCAGAACCAGAAAAAGAACGAACTGAAGGCGCAGGCGGAACAAGACCAGGCCAACTACGACGCGCTGAACTTCCGCGACGACCAGTTTGACCTGTCCGACGCGGCCATTGCGATTGCAATCTCGATGCTGGCGGTGGCGTCACTGACGGGCCTGCCTTGGCTGTATCTGCTGGCACTGGTGCCATCCGGCTACGGCTTTCTGATGGGTACCGCAGGCTTGGCCGGGTGGGGCATCCATCCGGATGCGTTGATCAAGCTGTTGAGCTAA
- a CDS encoding DUF1566 domain-containing protein, translating to MAWAVLASAAWGTAPEPAWQPTSDGASVVDPLRKLVWDRCVHGQRWNGQTCEGAVVLLSHAEGMALAGERNTSGGKGCRLPSVPELQAMAVVSAASAASKGKKTELFPADAAVWRWSGTRIVNTATVNQYNYGNVMAGRNNDNAVRVDVLHGWAVDVTTGDARKDVTKRTRLPVQLVCTP from the coding sequence TTGGCATGGGCCGTACTCGCCAGTGCGGCTTGGGGCACGGCGCCGGAGCCGGCCTGGCAGCCCACCTCGGATGGCGCCAGTGTGGTGGACCCGCTGCGCAAACTGGTCTGGGACCGCTGTGTCCACGGGCAGCGCTGGAATGGCCAGACCTGTGAAGGTGCGGTAGTCCTGCTCAGCCACGCAGAAGGCATGGCACTGGCGGGTGAACGCAACACCAGCGGAGGCAAGGGGTGCCGTCTGCCCAGCGTGCCGGAGCTTCAGGCAATGGCCGTTGTCAGTGCGGCCAGCGCTGCCTCCAAAGGCAAAAAAACAGAGTTGTTTCCTGCGGATGCTGCAGTGTGGCGCTGGTCGGGCACCCGCATCGTGAACACCGCAACGGTCAACCAGTACAACTATGGCAACGTCATGGCGGGCCGCAACAACGACAACGCCGTGCGTGTGGACGTGCTGCATGGCTGGGCCGTGGATGTGACCACCGGTGATGCGCGCAAGGACGTCACCAAGCGCACCCGCTTGCCGGTGCAACTGGTGTGCACGCCTTAG
- a CDS encoding thioesterase family protein: protein MPKAPAEPTTAAPIVFESEFLEGLKRIFEESIVFNKVLGLKIASITPERAVAHIAMKPELVGHYSFNRIHGGVISAGLDAMGGLAVMAAIGARHMDEAPLQRLHRFSKLGTIDLRIDYLRPGIGESFELRAEVMRLGSRVASTRMEFLGADGKLLSTGAGAYIVS, encoded by the coding sequence ATGCCCAAAGCACCCGCCGAACCCACCACTGCAGCGCCCATCGTCTTCGAATCCGAGTTTTTGGAGGGCCTGAAAAGGATCTTCGAAGAGTCCATTGTTTTTAACAAGGTGCTGGGTCTGAAGATCGCCAGCATCACCCCCGAGCGTGCGGTGGCGCATATTGCGATGAAGCCCGAGCTGGTGGGGCACTACAGCTTCAACCGCATCCACGGCGGCGTCATCAGCGCGGGGCTGGACGCGATGGGCGGTCTGGCGGTGATGGCGGCCATTGGTGCGCGCCACATGGACGAGGCGCCACTGCAGCGGCTGCACCGTTTCAGCAAGCTGGGCACCATCGACTTGCGCATCGACTACCTGCGCCCCGGCATTGGCGAGAGTTTCGAGCTGCGCGCCGAAGTCATGCGCCTGGGCTCGCGCGTGGCGTCTACGCGCATGGAGTTCCTGGGGGCCGACGGCAAGCTGCTGTCCACCGGGGCAGGTGCTTACATCGTCTCCTGA
- a CDS encoding acyl-CoA dehydrogenase family protein, producing the protein MTSDIFSQEDLQQIEDASRRFIETEVAPYLNDWEEAGEFPRALYGRAAELGWLGMGYPEEFGGTLVPWSVRLTQAIALARYGGSGGLMASLFSHNIGLPPVLRHGSPALQQEVIPDVLAGKKISSLCITEPGGGTDVSALKTTAQRDGDDYVINGEKVFITSGTRADWLTVAVRTDLKNKGPMGISMVMVPGDAPGITRTALKKMGWHCSDTAQIHFDNVRVPTRYLVGEEGAGFKMILTNFNGERLSMAAMALGFSECCYDEALSWAQQRKTFGTALVDHQVIRHKLMDMKMRIESTRAWLNAVSARADAGDRGDKSAKGAEWVAQVCLLKNHATQTMQFCADQGVQILGGMGFMRGTASERIYREVKVMTIGGGTEEIMKELASRQLGI; encoded by the coding sequence ATGACATCCGATATTTTTAGCCAGGAAGACCTGCAACAAATCGAAGACGCATCGCGTCGTTTTATCGAAACCGAAGTGGCGCCATATTTGAATGACTGGGAAGAAGCAGGCGAATTTCCGCGCGCGCTGTATGGCCGTGCGGCCGAACTGGGCTGGCTGGGCATGGGCTACCCGGAAGAGTTCGGTGGCACGCTGGTGCCCTGGAGTGTGCGCCTGACGCAGGCGATTGCCTTGGCCCGCTATGGCGGCAGCGGCGGCCTGATGGCCAGCTTGTTCAGCCACAACATTGGCCTGCCGCCGGTGTTGCGCCATGGCTCGCCCGCGCTACAGCAGGAAGTCATTCCCGATGTGCTGGCGGGCAAGAAAATCTCTTCGCTGTGCATCACCGAACCCGGTGGTGGCACCGACGTATCGGCGCTGAAAACCACCGCGCAACGCGACGGCGATGACTACGTCATCAATGGTGAAAAAGTCTTCATCACGTCGGGCACGCGGGCCGACTGGCTGACGGTGGCGGTGCGCACCGACCTGAAGAACAAAGGCCCGATGGGCATCTCGATGGTGATGGTGCCGGGCGATGCGCCAGGCATCACGCGCACTGCTTTGAAGAAGATGGGCTGGCACTGTTCAGACACCGCGCAGATCCACTTTGACAATGTCCGGGTGCCGACGCGCTACCTGGTGGGCGAAGAGGGCGCAGGCTTCAAGATGATCCTGACTAACTTCAACGGCGAGCGCTTGTCGATGGCCGCCATGGCGCTGGGTTTCTCGGAGTGCTGTTATGACGAAGCACTGTCGTGGGCGCAGCAACGCAAGACCTTTGGCACGGCGCTGGTGGACCACCAGGTGATCCGCCACAAGCTGATGGATATGAAGATGCGCATCGAATCCACACGCGCGTGGCTCAACGCCGTGTCGGCACGCGCCGATGCCGGTGACCGCGGCGACAAGTCCGCCAAGGGCGCGGAGTGGGTGGCGCAGGTCTGCCTGCTCAAGAACCACGCCACGCAAACCATGCAGTTCTGTGCCGACCAGGGCGTGCAGATTCTGGGTGGTATGGGCTTTATGCGCGGCACGGCCAGCGAACGCATCTACCGCGAGGTCAAGGTGATGACGATTGGCGGTGGCACCGAAGAGATCATGAAAGAGTTGGCCAGCCGTCAGCTCGGTATATGA
- a CDS encoding acyl-CoA dehydrogenase family protein has translation MQFTHEHQEIQKTLKRFIDAEINPHVEAWEEAEMFPAHEIFKKMGNLGLLGLTKPEAYGGSGLDYSYGMAMAESLGHIDCGGVPMAIGVQTDMCTPALARFGSEELKKEFLTAAIAGDTVGCIGVSEPGAGSDVSAIKSVARKDGDDYVITGQKMWITNSLQADWMCMLVNTGDGPAHKNKSLVMVPLRENGKLRKGIEVARKIKKIGMHSSDTGLLYFDEVRVPQRNLIGQEGAGFVYQMQQFQEERLWCAASALQALNNCIEWTVEWAQERKMFGATLADQQWVQFRLAEMKTEVESLRALTYRACELYVSGKDVLELASMAKLKAGRLGRLVPDGCLQFWGGMGYTWENKVSRMFRDSRLGSIGGGADEVMMGIIAKTMGVAKRRT, from the coding sequence ATGCAGTTCACCCACGAACACCAGGAAATCCAGAAGACGCTCAAGCGTTTCATCGACGCCGAGATCAATCCGCACGTGGAGGCCTGGGAAGAGGCCGAAATGTTCCCGGCCCATGAGATCTTCAAGAAGATGGGCAACCTGGGCCTGCTGGGCCTGACCAAACCCGAAGCCTATGGCGGTAGCGGGCTGGACTATTCCTATGGCATGGCGATGGCCGAATCGTTGGGCCATATCGACTGCGGCGGTGTGCCGATGGCGATTGGTGTGCAGACCGATATGTGTACGCCTGCGCTGGCACGTTTTGGCAGTGAGGAGTTGAAGAAAGAATTTTTGACGGCAGCGATTGCAGGTGACACCGTGGGCTGCATCGGCGTGAGCGAACCCGGCGCGGGCAGCGATGTGTCGGCGATCAAGTCCGTCGCGCGCAAGGATGGCGACGACTATGTGATCACTGGCCAGAAAATGTGGATCACCAACAGCTTGCAAGCCGACTGGATGTGCATGCTGGTCAATACCGGCGACGGCCCCGCGCACAAGAACAAGAGCCTGGTGATGGTGCCGCTGCGTGAGAACGGCAAGCTGCGCAAAGGCATCGAGGTCGCGCGCAAGATCAAGAAGATCGGCATGCACAGCAGCGACACCGGCCTGCTGTACTTTGACGAAGTGCGCGTGCCACAGCGCAATCTGATCGGCCAGGAGGGTGCGGGCTTTGTGTACCAGATGCAGCAGTTCCAGGAAGAGCGCCTGTGGTGCGCGGCCAGTGCTCTGCAGGCACTGAACAACTGCATTGAATGGACTGTGGAATGGGCGCAGGAGCGCAAGATGTTTGGCGCCACGCTGGCCGATCAGCAGTGGGTGCAGTTCCGCCTGGCTGAAATGAAAACCGAAGTGGAAAGCCTGCGCGCGCTGACCTATCGCGCTTGCGAGTTGTACGTGAGCGGCAAGGATGTGCTGGAGCTGGCATCGATGGCCAAGCTGAAGGCCGGGCGCCTGGGCCGTCTGGTGCCCGATGGTTGCTTGCAGTTCTGGGGTGGCATGGGCTACACGTGGGAAAACAAGGTATCACGCATGTTCCGCGACAGCCGCCTGGGCTCGATTGGCGGCGGTGCTGACGAAGTGATGATGGGCATCATCGCCAAAACCATGGGCGTGGCCAAGCGCCGAACATAA
- a CDS encoding SDR family oxidoreductase, giving the protein MSYGSVFAPHLFAGKVVVITGGGSGIGRCVAHELAALGAHAVLIGRKAEKLQKVVDEIVEDGGAASFQVCDIRQEESVKTVVAAIFAERGRIDGLVNNAGGQYMTPLEAISAKGWEAVINTNLTGGFLMAREVYTQGMNKTGGAIVNIVADMWGSMPGMGHSGAARAGMVSFTETAAIEWANRGVRVNAVAPGYIASSGMDHYPEEAGPMLREMAKTVPLGRFGTEAETAAGIVFLLSPAAAFISGTTLRIDGARPQVRMGWPMRVADEKSQARDAIKPFNGFHRAVTPKVFAK; this is encoded by the coding sequence ATGTCTTACGGTTCTGTATTTGCCCCCCATCTGTTCGCGGGCAAAGTGGTAGTGATTACGGGCGGTGGCTCTGGCATCGGGCGCTGTGTGGCGCACGAACTTGCGGCGTTGGGTGCCCATGCGGTACTGATCGGGCGCAAGGCCGAGAAGTTGCAAAAGGTGGTGGACGAGATCGTCGAGGACGGCGGTGCGGCGAGTTTCCAGGTCTGTGACATCCGTCAGGAAGAATCCGTCAAGACCGTGGTCGCAGCGATCTTTGCCGAACGTGGCCGCATCGACGGCCTGGTGAACAACGCAGGTGGCCAGTACATGACGCCGCTGGAAGCCATCAGCGCCAAGGGCTGGGAAGCGGTGATCAACACCAACCTGACCGGTGGCTTCCTGATGGCGCGTGAGGTTTACACACAGGGCATGAACAAGACCGGCGGCGCCATCGTCAACATCGTGGCCGACATGTGGGGCTCCATGCCGGGTATGGGGCACAGCGGTGCGGCGCGCGCAGGCATGGTGAGTTTTACCGAGACGGCGGCGATTGAATGGGCCAACCGTGGCGTGCGTGTGAACGCCGTGGCGCCGGGCTACATCGCGTCCAGCGGTATGGACCACTACCCCGAAGAAGCCGGCCCCATGCTGCGCGAGATGGCCAAGACGGTGCCGCTGGGTCGCTTTGGCACCGAGGCAGAGACCGCGGCAGGCATTGTGTTTCTGCTGAGTCCCGCCGCCGCGTTTATCAGCGGCACCACACTGCGCATCGACGGTGCACGTCCCCAAGTGCGCATGGGCTGGCCGATGCGCGTGGCGGACGAGAAGTCCCAGGCGCGGGATGCGATCAAGCCGTTCAACGGCTTCCATCGGGCTGTGACGCCCAAAGTGTTTGCCAAGTAA
- a CDS encoding TetR/AcrR family transcriptional regulator, with the protein MKAPETVTAIPATPDTAPKRPRGRPRKTVDERDDGNRRHELLRAAAKLFRRKGFAATTTRDIAAAAGMQSGSPFYHFKSKDVLLFAVMEEGMQTAIARQQQTLMALKNPTPVEQLRGLVRAHFEVLHGPGSDFIPVMLYEHRSLLARQRTVLAKLQVQYESAWNPVLEALHASGHLRAPVKLARLLILGALSWSVQWFDPKKGASLDGLADAAVALFLKE; encoded by the coding sequence ATGAAGGCACCCGAGACCGTTACCGCCATACCCGCAACCCCTGATACCGCGCCCAAGCGCCCGCGTGGTCGTCCGCGCAAGACCGTGGACGAGCGCGACGATGGCAATCGTCGCCATGAGCTGTTGCGCGCTGCGGCCAAATTGTTCCGCCGCAAAGGCTTTGCGGCCACCACCACGCGTGACATTGCGGCGGCGGCGGGTATGCAAAGCGGCTCGCCTTTCTACCATTTCAAAAGCAAGGACGTGCTGCTCTTCGCCGTGATGGAAGAGGGCATGCAGACCGCTATTGCGCGCCAGCAGCAGACGTTGATGGCGCTCAAGAACCCGACGCCTGTAGAACAACTGCGTGGCTTGGTGCGCGCGCACTTTGAGGTGCTGCATGGCCCCGGAAGTGATTTCATCCCAGTCATGTTGTACGAGCACCGCTCGCTGCTGGCGCGTCAGCGCACCGTGTTGGCGAAGTTGCAGGTGCAGTACGAGTCGGCCTGGAATCCGGTGCTGGAAGCGTTGCATGCCAGCGGGCATCTGCGCGCGCCAGTCAAGCTCGCGCGCCTGTTGATCCTGGGCGCGCTGAGCTGGTCGGTGCAATGGTTTGACCCCAAAAAGGGTGCGTCGCTGGATGGGCTGGCCGACGCTGCTGTGGCTTTGTTTCTCAAGGAGTGA
- a CDS encoding SDR family oxidoreductase → MTLKGKTLFITGASRGIGLAIAKRAAQDGANIVIIAKTSDPNPKLPGTIYSAAKEVEAAGGNALPLAVDIRDDDAVVAAVAKAVEAFGGIDILVNNASAISLTNTEATPMKRFDLMNGINARGTYLCTSTCLPELKKSAAAGRNPHVLTMSPPLSMKTHWFAAHTAYSMAKYGMSMCTLGHAGEFKKFGIGVNSLWPRTAIATAAMQMIPGVDLALCRKPEILSDAAYLILTGPSTVTGNFFIDDSLLIEHGVTDLDQYSVTPGTKNFVPDFFVD, encoded by the coding sequence ATGACACTCAAAGGTAAAACCCTTTTCATCACCGGCGCCTCGCGCGGCATTGGCCTGGCCATCGCCAAGCGCGCTGCGCAAGATGGCGCCAACATCGTCATCATCGCCAAGACGTCCGACCCGAACCCCAAGCTGCCCGGCACCATCTACAGCGCGGCCAAGGAAGTCGAAGCGGCGGGTGGCAACGCGTTGCCGTTGGCGGTGGACATCCGTGACGATGACGCCGTCGTCGCTGCGGTCGCCAAGGCAGTTGAAGCGTTTGGCGGCATCGACATTTTGGTGAACAACGCCAGCGCGATCAGCCTCACCAACACCGAAGCCACGCCGATGAAGCGCTTCGACTTGATGAATGGCATCAACGCGCGCGGCACCTATCTGTGCACATCGACCTGCCTGCCAGAGTTGAAGAAATCCGCCGCTGCCGGGCGCAACCCGCATGTTCTGACCATGTCGCCGCCGTTGAGCATGAAAACGCATTGGTTCGCTGCCCACACCGCGTACAGCATGGCCAAGTACGGTATGAGCATGTGCACACTGGGTCACGCGGGTGAATTCAAGAAATTCGGCATCGGTGTCAACAGCCTGTGGCCACGCACGGCAATCGCCACCGCTGCCATGCAGATGATCCCGGGCGTGGACCTGGCGTTGTGCCGCAAGCCCGAAATCCTGTCCGACGCGGCCTACCTGATCCTCACGGGCCCCAGTACGGTGACTGGCAACTTCTTTATCGACGACAGTCTGCTGATCGAGCATGGCGTGACGGATCTGGACCAGTACTCGGTGACGCCGGGGACCAAGAACTTCGTTCCCGATTTCTTCGTGGATTGA
- a CDS encoding enoyl-CoA hydratase, translated as MSDILIHTADGVTTLTLNRVDKKNSFTQAMYAACADALEAAKDDAAVRVVVFQGDVAIFSAGNDIGDFLSNPPKAQDAPVFRFLRGLASFPKPILAAVCGPAVGIGTTMLFHCDLVYAGDNAAFSMPFVNLGLCPEASSSLLVPQMMGYHRAAETLLMGEPFMAEAALEVGLVNRVVPPTEANNIAQAQARKLAAKPLASLVETKRLLKKGQMAQVLERIDEEAVSFGRMLGEPAAKEAFTAFMEKRKPDFSKV; from the coding sequence ATGTCTGACATCCTCATCCACACCGCCGACGGCGTCACCACCCTCACGCTAAACCGCGTGGACAAAAAGAACTCTTTCACCCAGGCCATGTACGCCGCCTGTGCCGATGCGCTGGAGGCTGCCAAAGACGATGCCGCTGTGCGCGTCGTCGTGTTTCAGGGCGACGTCGCCATCTTTAGCGCGGGCAACGATATTGGTGACTTCCTGAGCAATCCGCCCAAGGCCCAGGACGCACCCGTGTTCCGCTTCCTGCGTGGCCTGGCTTCGTTCCCCAAGCCCATCCTCGCCGCCGTCTGTGGCCCGGCAGTTGGCATCGGTACCACCATGCTGTTCCATTGCGATCTGGTTTACGCCGGTGACAACGCAGCCTTCTCCATGCCCTTCGTCAACCTGGGTCTGTGCCCCGAGGCGTCGTCAAGCCTGCTGGTGCCCCAGATGATGGGTTACCACCGCGCAGCAGAAACGCTGTTGATGGGTGAACCCTTCATGGCTGAAGCCGCGCTTGAAGTGGGGCTGGTCAACCGCGTTGTGCCCCCTACAGAAGCCAACAACATCGCCCAGGCCCAGGCACGCAAGCTGGCCGCCAAACCCCTGGCCTCGCTGGTCGAGACCAAACGCCTGCTCAAGAAGGGCCAGATGGCGCAGGTGCTGGAGCGCATCGACGAAGAAGCGGTGAGCTTTGGTCGCATGCTGGGCGAGCCGGCTGCCAAGGAAGCGTTCACGGCGTTCATGGAGAAACGCAAGCCGGATTTCAGCAAGGTCTAA